In Cryptomeria japonica chromosome 10, Sugi_1.0, whole genome shotgun sequence, a genomic segment contains:
- the LOC131859354 gene encoding uncharacterized protein LOC131859354, translating into MGDLGVAPPRPSGVDLVMGELGSGMHDSSKGMRGKSQLHDGESSSNGMLRLQKINGCLQKAEVHPILVIQPEQVAEDVEYWNNHALICKFLGLRLALPALDSWARRMWNPEGEMEILLAANNYFMVIFSCMSDRNKLDYETLPFRCRICHEYGHLLRRCPRYKNPSLDAPVPSREDKGKAKVSNGQVDSEGFTQAKSRNKGKGKRRAWTERRTDDTFNRFDALENMDQEEGIPVELSPEVFIQQENHEGDMQREHQPLGTGDLQAEQLVADGSPLVQNTGDLCGTLGSQGPAGVSNVPHKHKGASDLAKKASIALGIQQKSFKKGPLDKPIKSGRKTDQEKVKIMGENLVESGSETKLSLDGLAKCAAYIWPCGSWQGVGALNSSGGVACLWDPRKVFPLWWFSSRTSISLIATSCENGERCFLSNIYAPTDFAGKVQLWAHVRSIRSLEPLLPWIIAGDFNAIISLEEKRGGLAKLDQSSNLLRDMISLLHLIDVKPNNGVFTWNNRRYGGEAILERLDRFLVSCYWMDNRWVTSSEILDWRGSDHWPIKLSITFHRITKNPSFKFQLMWLRDSSLNDLMATWWYEGLPNHGTAMFTFSKRLQHVKYRLKRWNKRCFGYLHDQKSAAQTKLDNITRQIWDHGLSSEMSAAETLALKELDEWELREEIFWKQKSRIDWLQEGDRNTAFFHNSVKARCHGNSLSSLVLSDGTQIYSCEAISREAVKYFSDLFSREDFGGGHEERDILDCIPHFVSAVMNEDLLDPISLPELEKIVFNMKKGKAPGPDGFPIEFFQEFWEIIKFDLLDVIQESHKNKQMLKSLNSTFLALIPKKEGVDRLDQFRPIALCNVIYKIITKLIAERLKPFLGSLISAEQGRFVDGRQILDGVVIAAEAIHSMANSKEKAMFIKLDMAKAYDRVSWEFLKKILLRFGFAVEWVDWVLSCVSSTSFSVLINGEPSELFGASRGLRQGDPLSPYLFIIMAEGLGRFLKAQVRQGLIQGWSWSNNLPSYSHLQFVDDTGLLGRARISEAVNIRKALDIYLKASGQKINDNKSSIYFFNTPRLIQNRIAGILRFQIGSLPFMYLGVPLSLGAQWRDYWQGILDKFRSKVSHWTYRWLSSAGRVVLLKSVVQSLPIYRCGVQIPPASFVRDLDALSRQFLWSGNLLSSKWSLVKWETVCRPKHVGGLGLRSMDLVVTALAAKLYWRWCNSQDQEWANIITHKYYPGADCSEVPRLPLVGKGSCIWNTLKRGAKIVKEGLFWICNKGSDTLFWQDSWDGNPPILSSFPQLIPLSQSFSNAGWIKVEHFKTVKRLGQVEITCWKDPQEWPRDGSVEDRALLAHVLEGRFFSSLNGRDTLAWSPSPKGKFTVAQGYAVLDRNLYGQAEVHWCKKVWNSFSWPKCNFFLWVLAQKKCLTWENLCKRGFQGPSICVLCQHNEECVSHLFFLCPFSGEIWHRWWEAWGHGCFHANSLIEFWESLGRPLARTSFLQVAWVVGPVFILWNLWLERNRRIFCDTKSSSTHLWKLILNRIQEMLYAKCDMSINIDPGDQVIVNNLNLKDSRRGGCPSNRPSHGKQQVCRDGRWSPPPTGFLKINTDGSSRGNPGHAGIGAIGRSDGGDAVFLLSVYKGEHSNNLMEALAIKVAIERGCSLGWRNFICESDSQIVVDMLNNQRLDNVSWQLASLARQILGLCRLVDSVSFRHIPREWNRVADCLAKWASENVGEWNINGRDELPAQYCEIIDQMLLEDRSL; encoded by the exons ATGGGGGATCTTGGGGTCGCCCCTCCTCGGCCTTCGGGTGTAGATCTGGTAATGGGCGAGCTTGGATCGGGGATGCATGATAGTAGCAAGGGTATGAGGGGAAAATCCCAATTGCATGATGGAGAGTCCTCTTCTAATGGAATGCTCCGACTTCAAAAAATTAATGGGTGTCTACAGAAAGCCGAGGTTCATCCTATTCTAGTTATTCAACCTGAACAAGTTGCGGAGGATGTCGAGTACTGGAAtaatcatgctctcatatgcaaGTTTTTGGGCCTCCGCCTTGCACTGCCGGCGCTAGACTCTTGGGCCCGTCGGATGTGGAATCCAGAAGGAGAAATGGAAATTTTGCTAGCAGCTAATAACTACTTTATGGTTATATTCTCGTGCATGTCGGATAGGAACAAG TTGGATTACGAGACCCTCCCATTCAGATGCAGAATCTGCCATGAGTATGGACACCTACTACGCCGATGCCCCAGATATAAGAATCCTTCCCTGGATGCTCCAGTTCCCTCTAGGGAGGATAAAGGAAAGGCTAAAGTTTCTAATGGACAGGTTGACAGTGAGGGATTTACTCAGGCTAAATCTCgcaacaagggtaaaggaaagagaagaGCCTGGACAGAAAGGCGGACCGATGACACCTTTAATAGGTTTGATGCTCTTGAAAACATGGACCAAGAGGAAGGTATCCCAGTTGAGCTCTCCCCAGAAGTCTTCATTCAGCAGGAGAATCATGAGGGAGATATGCAGAGAGAGCATCAGCCTCTTGGGACAGGGGATCTACAGGCCGAGCAGTTAGTTGCTGACGGATCTCCTCTTGTCCAGAATACTGGGGATCTTTGTGGAACACTAGGTTCACAGGGACCAGCTGGGGTGTCCAATGTACCTCACAAGCATAAAGGGGCATCTGATCTGGCTAAGAAGGCTTCTATTGCTTTGGGTATTCAACAGAAGTCTTTCAAAAAAGGGCCTTTAGATAAACCAATAAAAAGTGGCAGGAAGACTGATCAGGAGAAAGTGAAGATTATGGGTGAAAATTTGGTGGAGTCTGGGTCG GAAACTAAGCTTTCTTTGGATGGTTTGGCTAAGTGTGCTGCGTATATTTGGCCATGTGGCTCTTGGCAGGGAGTGGGTGCCTTGAATAGCTCTGGAGGGGTGGCTTGCTTGTGGGACCCCAGGAAAGTCTTCCCTCTATGGTGGTTCTCTAGTCGGACATCCATTTCTTTGATAGCCACTAGTTGTGAGAATGGTGAAAGATGCTTCTTatccaacatttatgctcctacaGACTTTGCAGGTAAAGTTCAGTTATGGGCCCATGTTAGATCCATCCGGTCTTTGGAACCCCTTCTGCCATGGATTATAGCAGGTGACTTCAATGCTATCATTAGCCTGGAGGAAAAAAGGGGTGGGTTAGCAAAGCTGGATCAATCTTCTAATTTGCTCAGGGATATGATTAGCTTACTAcatctcattgatgtgaagccaaatAATGGAGTTTTTACTTGGAATAATCGGAGATACGGTGGTGAGGCTATTTtagaaaggcttgatagatttctGGTTTCCTGCTACTGGATGGACAATAGGTGGGTTACCAGTTCTGAAATTCTGGATTGGAGGGGATcggatcattggcctattaagctttccATCACTTTTCACAGGATCACCAAGAATCCCTCTTTCAAATTCCAGTTGATGTGGTTACGTGACTCTTCTCTAAATGATCTTATGGCCACCTGGTGGTATGAGGGACTGCCTAACCATGGTACGGCTATGTTTACTTTTAGTAAGAGGCTTCAGCATGTGAAGTATAGGCTTAAGAGATGGAATAAACGTTGCTTCGGCTACCTACATGATCAAAAGTCTGCTGCTCAAACCAAGCTTGATAATATTACCCGACAGATTTGGGACCATGGGTTGAGCTCTGAGATGAGTGCAGCTGAGACTTTAGCCCTTAAGGAGCTGGATGAATGGGAGCTTCGGGAGGAGATTTTCTGGAAGCAGAaatctcgtattgattggcttcaggaaGGGGATAGGAACACTGCTTTCTTCCACAACTCTGTTAAGGCACGATGTCATGGGAATTCTCTGTCCTCTCTTGTTTTATCAGATGGAACTCAGATCTATTCTTGTGAAGCTATCTCTAGGGAAGCAGTTAAGTAtttctctgatctcttttctagAGAGGATTTTGGAGGTGGGCATGAGGAGCGCGACATTTTGGACTGTATCCCTCATTTTGTCTCTGCAGTAATGAATGAAGATCTATTAGATCCTATCTCACTTCCAGAGTTGGAGAAGATTGTGTTTAATATGAAGAAGGGTAAGGCTCCTGGTCCAGATGGGTTCCCAATTGAATTTTTCCAAGAATTCTGGGAGATTATAAAGTTTGATCTTCTAGATGTGATCCAGGAGTCACACAAGAATAAACAGATGTTGAAGTCTTTGAACTCAACCTTCTTGGCCCTCATACCTAAGAAGGAAGGGGTTGACAGGTTGGACCAGTTCAGGCCCATAGCTTTGTGTAATGTGATCTATAAGATCATCACCAAGCTGATTGCAGAGAGGCTCAAACCTTTCCTTGGTTCTTTAATCTCTGCAGAACAGGGACGCTTTGTGGACGGAAGACAAATTCTGGATGGAGTTGTGATAGCAGCAGAGGCTATCCATTCTATGGCCAACTCTAAGGAGAAAGCTATGTTTATAAAACTCGACATGGCCAAGGCTTATGATCGGGTGAGTTGGGAGTTCCTTAAAAAAATTCTTCTAAGGTTTGGATTTGCTGTGGAATGGGTTGATTGGGTTCTTAGCTGCGTGTCCTCAACATCTTTCTCTGTGCTCATTAACGGAGAACCTTCTGAGCTCTTTGGTGCCTCTAGAGGACTTCGGCAAGGTGACCCTTTATCTCCTTActtattcattattatggcagaaggaCTTGGCAGATTTTTAAAAGCTCAAGTTCGCCAGGGACTTATCCAAGGGTGGAGTTGGAGTAACAACCTTCCTTCTTATTCCCAccttcaatttgtggatgatactgggCTTTTGGGCAGGGCTAGAATCAGTGAGGCAGTTAACATCAGGAAAGCTCTGGATATCTATTTGAAAGCctcaggtcagaaaattaatgatAATAAGTCTTCTATCTATTTCTTCAACACTCCTAGGCTCATTCAGAATAGGATTGCTGGAATTCTTAGGTTTCAGATTGGCTCTCTCCCCTTTATGTATCTTGGGGTCCCTCTGTCCTTGGGTGCTCAATGGAGGGATTATTGGCAGGGGATTTTGGATAAGTTCAGAAGTAAGGTTAGTCATTGGACCTATAGATGGCTATCTTCTGCTGGGAGAGTGGTTTTGCTCAAGTCTGTGGTGCAGTCTCTTCCCATCTACAGGTGTGGTGTCCAGATTCCCCCTGCTAGTTTTGTAAGAGATTTGGATGCTTTATCTCGGCAATTCCTTTGGTCCGGCAATCTGCTTTCCTCGAAGTGGAGTCTTGTTAAGTGGGAGACTGTGTGTAGGCCAAAGCATGTTGGTGGTCTTGGGCTTCGGTCGATGGACCTTGTTGTCACTGCACTGGCTGCCAAATTATACTGGCGTTGGTGTAACAGTCAAGATCAAGAGTGGGCCAATATTATCACCCACAAGTACTATCCTGGTGCAGATTGTTCTGAGGTTCCACGACTTCCTTTGGTGGGCAAAGGCTCCTGTATTTGGAATACTCTCAAAAGGGGAGCAAAAATTGTTAAGGAGGGGCTCTTCTGGATCTGCAACAAAGGCTCGGATACTCTTTTTTGGCAAGACTCATGGGATGGCAACCCTCCTATTCTTTCTAGCTTTCCCCAACTTATCCCCCTCTCTCAATCCTTTTCTAATGCTGGTTGGATTAAGGTTGAACACTTTAAGACGGTTAAACGTCTAGGACAGGTGGAGATTACCTGCTGGAAGGATCCCCAGGAGTGGCCGAGGGATGGATCTGTTGAGGACCGAGCTCTCCTCGCTCATGTTCTGGAGGGTAGATTTTTTAGCTCTCTCAATGGGAGGGACACCTTAGCTTGGAGTCCAAGTCCTAAAGGTAAATTCACAGTGGCTCAAGGTTATGCTGTTCTTGATAGGAACCTTTACGGGCAGGCAGAGGTGCACTGGTGCAAGAAAGTTTGGAATAGCTTTTCGTGGCCCAAGTGTAACTTTTTCTTATGGGTGTTGGCTCAAAAGAAATGCCTTACTTGGGAGAATCTATGCAAAAGAGGTTTTCAAGGTCCCTCGATTTGTGTTCTTTGTCAGCATAACGAGGAGTGTGTCTCGCACTTGTTTTTTCTCTGCCCCTTCTCAGGAGAGATATGGCATAGATGGTGGGAGGCTTGGGGTCATGGTTGCTTTCATGCCAATTCTCTTATCGAATTTTGGGAAAGCTTGGGCAGACCTCTTGCGAGGACCTCTTTCTTACAGGTTGCCTGGGTGGTTGGTCCAGTCTTCATTCTCTGGAACCTGTGGCTGGAACGGAATCGTAGGATTTTTTGTGATACCAAATCGAGTAGTACCcatttgtggaagttgattcttAACAGGATTCAGGAGATGTTATATGCTAAGTGTGACATGTCTATTAATATTGATCCTGGGGATCAAGTTATTGTGAATAATTTGAACCTGAAGGATAGCAGGCGGGGAGGTTGTCCCAGCAACAGACCGAGCCATGGGAAGCAACAGGTGTGTAGAGATGGGAGGTGGTCCCCTCCTCCGACTGGGTTCCTGAAGATCAATACTGATGGGTCTTCCCGGGGGAATCCTGGGCATGCCGGCATTGGGGCTATTGGTAGAAGCGATGGTGGAGATGCAGTCTTTCTTCTCTCTGTTTACAAGGGTGAGCATTCTAATAATCTGATGGAGGCCCTTGCCATTAAGGTTGCTATTGAGCGTGGATGCTCGTTAGGGTGGCGGAATTTCATCTGTGAGTCTGACTCACAGATTGTGGTGGATATGTTGAACAATCAGAGGCTGGATAATGTTAGTTGGCAACTTGCCTCTTTAGCCAGACAAATTCTTGGCCTTTGTAGGCTGGTGGACTCTGTCTCCTTTCGCCATATTCCTCGCGAGTGGAATAGGGTGGCCGATTGTCTGGCTAAGTGGGCCTCTGAGAATGTGGGTGAGTGGAATATTAATGGTAGGGATGAATTACCTGCTCAGTACTGTGAGATTATTGATCAGATGCTTCTGGAGGACAGgagtttgtag